TCGATGATGCGGTGAGACAGGCCACTGTTTTATATCTGAAAATTATAAGTGTGTAAAAATATATTGCCAAAAGTGATGTCCCCCATTTATACACCGATAGGTCTGATCTTATCTGTTTAGTCAAGAGTTTTGTTATATTTGATGTAACATGGGATGAGGCCCTTCAGTGTATGATTGCTGTTTAAAACCTACTAAAGGCCGGTACTATGCTTCTGTAATCAACAGGGTCTTCCAACGCACGACATTGAGGGCAAGGAGATCAGTAAGGGCCAAGCCAAGAAGCTGCGTAAGCTACAGGAAGCTCAAGAGAAACTGTACAACGAGTTCCTTCAGATGAACCCGGATGGAAGATAAGAGAACATGCTTCCAGGCACCTCCAGACAGCTCCAGGGTGTTCCAAGGGCCCAGTCGTACCTGCAGCAGCTGTCCtctccagggttagggtgtccAGGAGTGCAGTACATTCTGCAGTCTGCTTCACAGTTATGAATTCTCATAAAATGATGTTCCCACTTTCTTGTCGGTAAATGTCTAAATAAATATGCATTTAGCAACCGAACACTCAGTCGTAGTTAGTCCATGTTTCTAGGTAGATACCTTTTTAAAATTATGGTGGAAATACAGATAGATAAAGCCTTCAATGTTTTGTAATTAAGCTTCAGATTGTGGTATCAACTACTGATGTTTTGGTTGCTCTGGTAATTGTTGATAGAAAAATCCTGATTCATAGGATTTAAATTCCCGTTTGTATAGTTATAAATGAATGATTACATCTGTATTGAAACAATTCCATCAAATAAACTATTTATAATTGTTTATTTACTATGTTAATGTGGCTGAAGTTGTGATATTAATGTACTTTCAAGAAAATACCTCAATAATGGCACCATAAAGTTTGGTCATTTTCAGCTTCACATTTCAACATCAAATAAAGCTCTTAACGTGATATTTAACTCTTGCCCATAATATTTGACAGTGACTGTGAGGTTAGAATTCTGCAGTTAGACAAAAACTACTTGGAAAGTGCTCCATGGGAGGATCTCGGTCAGAGAGACATTTTTGAGCATTAGGTGTACTTATTGAAATTTAAATATTCAAGATGGCCTGGCCAATTTTTGGTTTATGCAGTTATCAGGTCTTAATACAAACAACTTTTCTCTTTGACTTTATCTTAACTTCAGTGCTTAAGTGAACTAAATGGCACTACATGTGTATACTATATTATTACAGACATGAAGATAAACGCATCTTATAATCAGATAGAACCTCAACAATAACTATTTACTATTATATTGTATATAACTACAGCATCTCAAGCTCTGTGATTTTTTTTACCGCTGGCAAAATCTCTTAGCAGAAACATTAACACCACAACATTTACTACAAACTGAATAAAGCCAAAAGAAGATACGCCGTAGTTGTGGTACAGGAAGCCTCCTATCGTTGGTCCGATCGTGCGCAGCAGAGACTGCACTGACGCACACAGCCCCAGCATGGTGCCTGGAGAAACACACAACAACTTATAAATATAAAAGCTTTATATTTTATCCATTTgccagatgcttttatccaaagagatgTACAAATAGTTTATATAGATGTTgtatatacagctctggaagaAATTTTGAGACTACTACACCTTCTTCCTTAAATTTAAAAatagttgagaaggacaattttaaGTGAGCAACAGAAAGGTAAAATTTcagaggccactgcaaattttACCGTTCTGTTCGTCACTCAAAATTCCGTCcgtctcaacttttttttttttatgaaagaaaaaggaCCAGTGGTCTCTAAATTCTTTCCAGAGCTGTAGATGTATAATTACAACAGGAAACCAAGGTTCAGAAGTGTACAGATCTAATGTCCTAATAGAGGATCTAATggtatttcagtggtcagagaAGATTCCTTCTCTTCTGAGCAGAAGCCATGTCTTACCGGTGTCGGAGGAAGGCACACTCTTTGTGAGCATGCTGTCCGTGATTACGTTGAACACACTGAGAGAGAACATCATGGGCGCGGCGATGAAGCAGAACTGGAATACGTTCATCATGTACGCCTGCCCGAGAAACATTCacatattcaaatgtatttatgaTTCATACGtacattcacacattcaaataatAAACAGGACATGTGTAGTATGTTTATAAGACAGCTGTGTAGTATTCACACAGAGGTGCAGTAATGCACCGTCCCCGCTCAGCCTGCTCCTACTCAGGTCTTCTTCAGCATTGTGCTCCGTGTCCTTAGTtactgttgttggccaaacccAACATCCCTACTCAAAAGATGTGTGTtgctcacataaacacaaagaAAACATTGCATTTGGAAAAGTGGCACTTTTGTTACATCATTGTGTCACAAAGTCAAGCGAATTTGTTATTTTCAGTCTCTAAATTGATCTagtttgcccccctcccccatcattGGAGTTACAATGCCCCCTCAGTTAACTAGATCTATTTTCATAGGGAgtgactgggttagggttagactagtAGCTAgggactgggttagggttagactagtAGCTAgggactgggttagggttagactgggtTTAATGGTTGTTTTCTTTATCTTTACCTGAGCCAGGCCGACTAAACTTGAGATgctgacagagagaagaagaaggacgtTTTCAGAATACTTTGCTGTCAGAGGGCCAATGACGACTCCTTGGATTCCCTGCAGACATTAGCAAAGAACAGGTCCATCGTGTTGCTTTACCATTACTATTTAATAATTAGTCTCTTAGCCAACAGTAACACCTTACATATTGATGGAAAAATACTTCGTAATTCATTTTAAAATATGTTCATAACAGAATATCTGCAATGATGGTCTTAATACTTTGTCACTGTACATCGATTAACCTTGAGAGGCATTTGTAGTCAGTGGCTTCATCAAGTGTACTTTGATACAAACACCAAACGTTCCTACCATCTGCATCAGCCCAAAGTAGGCCATCAGATACCCATTCTGCTCTGGCTGCAGCTGGAAGAAGTTGATTGCAATTACGGAAAACATGACCTGAAAAATACCTGAAAAAGATCATGCAAACAACTATTTTATTTGATCTAACCTTTATGTAACAATGAAGGGCTCATTGAGATATTAAACCTATTTTTCAAGAGTGTCCTGGCCAAGATGGGCAGCACCAACTTAGTACATATTACAACAACAGATCACATATTACAACAACACAACATGAAACAGACCACATATTACAACAACACAACATAAAACAGATCACATATTACAACAACACAACATGACAATAGATCCCAGATCAGGGCATCCAGGGTTGGATCTCCCCTTCAGGAACAAATTCAGATTTCCAAACTCTTGGAATTTAATTAAATACCTGAAAAATATCATGAGCAACATTGTGTCCAGCTGAACATAACGTGGTTTCACATCAACTTGTGTGAACACTGGGGACAACGCTGACTGCATCCAGACCAAACACAACATGTCAAGATGCACCTCATCAAggattattatatatatatgtttacaTGTAACACTTACCTGCTGGCAAACCTGAGATTATCTTTATTGTGAATGTTTTAGTCACACTGGGAAACCTCATCAGTCTAGTTATCTCACTCAAATTAAAGATGTTTTTTTCACGAAGTTTTCCTAAAGAAAAtgggcacaagcacacacaacagGGTCCTTCAGGGTAAGAAGGAACTTCTTGTTGTGCTGTTGTTAGATACCTCAAAAGTTGACCAACACTTTACAGGAATGATTAACTGTGAAGTATAAACAGTGTTGAATGATTAACTGTGAAGACTAAACAGTGTTGAACGGGAAATACAAAGTTTCAAACTCTTACCATCTGTTTTGGCACCTTGAGCTtgtggttttgtgttttttgggATAAACTTCCAAACTAAGACTAAGCTGATGAAACTCCCAGAAGCAGCAACGCAGGCGGTGAAGGTTTCCCTGCAGATCACGGAGGAGAATCAGCAGACTGATGCTGGAATCAACAGGCCTGACGACACGTTTTGCAAAGGGACATTCTCCTTTTCGCTCTTACTCATGCGTGGTGACAAGGCTTCCCTCTTACTCATTCGTGGTGACAAGGCTTCCCTCCTACTCATGCGTGGTGACAAGGCTTCCCTCTTACTCATGCGTGGTGACAAGGCTTCCCTCCTACTCATGCATGGTGACAAGGCTTCCCTCTTACTCATGCGTGGTGACAAGGCTTCCCTCCTACTCATGCGTGGTGACAAGGCTTCCCTCTTACTCATGCGTGGTGACAAGGCTTCCCTCCTACTCATGCGTGGTGACAAGGCTTCCCTCCTACTCATGCGTGGTCACAAGGCTTCACCCTTACTCATGCGTAGTAACCCACGACAGGTCtccccccccttacacacaaacTGGAACTTGTCCTCTGCGTTTCTCCCATCCATGACTGGCCTCCTCCTAGATCATAATGACCAGGTACCTACCTGTAATGACATGTACCTAGTACCTACCCATAATGAGTGCTGAGGGAACCACCCAAAGTGGAGCCGGCAATCATGCCGATGCCAAAACATATTCCTAGTTTGGCCAGAGCATCCGCCCTGCGCTCTGGCTCCGTTAGGTCTGTTACAATCATCTGGGCCCCTGTGAGatattattgattgaaaacatTTATGAAGGAACCAATACTACATGGTGTCACATGACCAAGCAGCCTCACCTTAGAAGTTAACAGTAACATTATCAAGCTGACAACCATGCATATGGATATGGTCAATGCTATTTCAAATTTCTAAACGTAGATTAACATATATGAAGAAACTATTCATATGAATAGTTATTAATTAGTGAGTAGAGAGACAAGCTATATGTAATACAGCATCCTAAACACAATACTTTTGGTTTTGACTGCATCAGATAATTTTTATAAATTGTAATGTAATCTAAAGTAATGTACAGTGGGGGGGATTTGGATGCCTTGCATCTGATCAATCTGGAGCCCAAGTTATGGTCCCTGCTATACGACACCCTATCCACAGGAAGCGTAAGTGTGCCTTACCGGGTAGGACATGCATGAAGGCAGCAGGGAGTTTGTGGATGAAGAGCATGAGAGGATTGTCAGCGATTGCTAACAACAGAAAGTAAAGGACAGATGCGGCGCAGGACAGACCCAATGCTGCCCGCGCTCCTGCCAGGTCTGCAAACCTGCCAACAACATAAACAATCAGGACCATCCAGCAACAGGTGTCCTAACACTGATGGCATGTATACTTTTAGGGTTGGAAAGTGTCCAGGTGAGTTTTCAATATCCAAATGCTGCATGTAAGTGTTTCGCAATAGTACTAATTGTACTTTTTAAGTACGATACATAATGAAGGTTTACTGAAACATCCTTTATAAAATATACACAAAACGTTTCTTTGAGTTTGCAAATGCAAACAGCTCAACCTACAGGGAATTATATAGAaatgcaatacacacacacagtacacacacacaacacacacactgtacacacaactCTTAACATGCTTTACTGAAACCAACACCCTACTGCATTCAGTACTAATTATTCTGTAAAATTTTGCATTATTTGCATAAATGACAGAATAGAATAAAACGTTTTCCAAGGATCATTGTAATAAACTTACCTTGCTgtttatttaattatatttgaGAACAATCCACACTGATCGTTTCTTTTGAATAATACAAATGGTGGAGTACTTTAATGTGGACAATAGCAGAAATAGATGGAACCACACTTCATAAAAAAGGTTGTATGATAATCTATACTTTTTGCTCACCTGCCAAACAGAGGTCCCCCAAGAAGCTGAATGACACCGACCATAGTTTGCAAATAACCGAACCAGAGGGTGTCAAAGCCCAGTTTCCTGGCCAAATACTAGTCAAGAGAATGCAAGGGTTAGGCTATTTAAGGCAATCTCAAAATCAAAATAAAACACCAACACTACAGTTACAGACACACTGTGTATTTCCTCAatcatttatttgtttgttgtattAACTTACTATTCTATTAATGGATGCATTTTATTAATATAATGCACGCTATTggcgatttatttatttattactatTGCAGGTTTGGTTCTCTTAAAATAGGCTACATCCATGACAACAAAATACACGGATCATGTTTAACATGTCTTGCTAAAAAGGTCAATGTAATTTCACCAACTGGGACATTTACAACGGAATAACCTACTTACAGGGGTAAcagaaaactgtaaaaacatCCATGTAATGTCCAGCGCAGCAATGAGGTAGGTAACGTAAATTATCTTCTGCTTCGATCGTGTTGTCAACTCTGAAACGGAGGTCTGCGAACTTGGACCGACTCCTGCCATTTCCAAATTTGTTCCACTTTTTTCGGTCAATTCCAACAATCTGAACACCCAGATCGGAACAAATGACTGAAAAGTAATTTACATCTACATTAAATCTCAGTTTTACGTTCCATGGTGTAGACACTTGTTACCTTATAAATCTCTTCCAGTGACGAAAGACTAAGTGATAAAGGACAGAGATTCAAGTTAATCACGATTTTACATATTTTTTGATGGACTTTGATCTGAAAAATCGGTATCAGCAGAGGTTACGACTACGCACTACACATTTCCTGTTTTAAACCGCCAAAATAAAAGCCACTGTCGTAGCCTTGGAAGTGGGGCTCGCTATTGAAGTTTACAGGAGCTGAATGTGTTTTCGAAATGCAAAATCAGAattctgaagaagaaaaaaaatatgtcAAGTTTGGGATTTAAACGCTCTGCACGCAAACTATAGAGATACAGTTTATGTTCATGATGTAAAATGATTGAAGCCTTGGATGCAGGGGTTTTCAAAAATTCCTTCATCCAACTAAATTAAATCATCACACCTCAGAGGTGCCATCACGTGCTGTAAAGTAATATTGCCAAACTTTATTGTCAGACACAATACGGTGGAtgcatcaaatcaaatgtatttgtatagccctttttacacgcccttcacatatgcccatagaactgcccctcaaccaacctaaaccctcaaggaagacaaggaaaaactcccagaaaaactcccaacaggaggaaaaatggaagaaaccttgggaggaacaattcagagagggatcccctcctccagagacggttggtgagggagaggagcagaacacaggctaaacatagtcatacagtgtcaatgggttttaaaacaccaaaatccattattcaactttatagatgtaggacaggaccgggagacctgcgaccaggtccagcgttggccgaccgacgaccaggaaggtgctgacagctcaaacccaccacaccacaagggatgtgtgtggggggggcagagagaggagagcagggattagagaatgccaggagcagctaacagttacagtcataatagaatgagatccccaccggtcaagtgtggactggtgcagcaatttaacagagcaaaaaaggggtatttgatgcagccccaaacaccaagacagcgacagcccccctcggttggaacatgaaatctgctccaggggaaagaactctaaaataagttatatttatagaataaggatgaaaaacaacccgtcccccgttgcctccaaatagtaacagaaacaataatagtaacaatatacagcaacggaaactataacagtaacaatatacagtaacagattTACCTTATTTGTAACATCTAGATGTAACATCCAGATGGGGCAATGTGAACATATAAGCtataattacaatttaaaagttacatgtgatacacacataggcaaacacacaccccagatttACATAgaagtaaatacacacatacttacctttaacaatcgtagaattgactaaacaataacgtttttaacctaattttgaatgtcgaaacagtatcagcctccttaattgagacaggtaatttattTCAGaaaagaggtgctctatatgagaacgccctacctccagctgtttttttcttaattttgggaaccaccagatagccggcatcttgagatctaagtgtccttgcggggcaatagggtgcaaggagaccggagaggtacagtggtgccaatccatgcagagatttgtaggttagtagtagaactttgaagtcagctctggcttggatagggagccagtgtaaagagacaaaagtagatgttatgtgatcaaacttttctTGTTCTAGTCATTCATAAAAGAATCATAAAGTGAACTATTTTTCTACTGTGTGTTTATTGTATGTTGTGTGTAATTATGGATCAtattaatgtaatgtaacaaatGCGTAGCAGAGACAGACTGTGATGCAGAGCTGGGAGAGCCCCAGACACAGCACTCACACATGAGGTATGAATGCAGGAGAAGTTGGAGAGTGAGAGGTCGACACCTTTGTCAGCCAGCTGTTCCAGTACAGAGGGTGTTGTTGGGAGTAGAGAGGGTGTGTTGTTAGAATGTACACATTACATTCACACTGAGCgtgagagcagactgcagcgtatcatccgcattgctgagaaggtgatcggctgcaatctgcctaccctcgaggacctgcacacctcgaggaccctgaggcgtgcgaggaagattgtggcagacccctcccaccctggtcactccctgttccagctactcccctctggcagaaggctgcggtccatcaggaccaaaacctcacgccataagaacagtttctttccatctgctactggcctcttcaacaaggccaaggactgaGGGTAGGCgtattgcagccaatcaccttctcagcagtgcagatGATACAGAGGGCGTATCCAGCTGAAAACACACGTGCAGTATATTAATTtttgacattttcaatgtcaaAAAGCAATGTTGTAGTTAAAGTTTCACATTAAATTTAACTGATATTTATATTTCATATAAATGGCTCCTCCCCTGAGGAGCTGTATATAATTTATTATAGGTTAACCCAGACCCATAGAAAGAGAGTTgtgacacttccatagactcccattgttatcgaggaatgcggaagtaaagcgtgtcacagGTCACAACTACAtgacctgtagttccaaacattgcattttccaccattcaacccattcattttcagtgtctccgaagcaagttagctggtaaattgatgaaaatccttaaTTTTTTCAGatttttaccaccacatatcaattgttattagtagtatttcatataactagctttaga
The window above is part of the Osmerus mordax isolate fOsmMor3 chromosome 13, fOsmMor3.pri, whole genome shotgun sequence genome. Proteins encoded here:
- the slc22a18 gene encoding solute carrier family 22 member 18 gives rise to the protein MAGVGPSSQTSVSELTTRSKQKIIYVTYLIAALDITWMFLQFSVTPYLARKLGFDTLWFGYLQTMVGVIQLLGGPLFGRFADLAGARAALGLSCAASVLYFLLLAIADNPLMLFIHKLPAAFMHVLPGAQMIVTDLTEPERRADALAKLGICFGIGMIAGSTLGGSLSTHYGETFTACVAASGSFISLVLVWKFIPKNTKPQAQGAKTDGKLREKNIFNLSEITRLMRFPSVTKTFTIKIISGLPAGIFQVMFSVIAINFFQLQPEQNGYLMAYFGLMQMGIQGVVIGPLTAKYSENVLLLLSVSISSLVGLAQAYMMNVFQFCFIAAPMMFSLSVFNVITDSMLTKSVPSSDTGTMLGLCASVQSLLRTIGPTIGGFLYHNYGVSSFGFIQFVVNVVVLMFLLRDFASGKKNHRA